The Suncus etruscus isolate mSunEtr1 chromosome 14, mSunEtr1.pri.cur, whole genome shotgun sequence genome contains a region encoding:
- the SYNE4 gene encoding LOW QUALITY PROTEIN: nesprin-4 (The sequence of the model RefSeq protein was modified relative to this genomic sequence to represent the inferred CDS: substituted 1 base at 1 genomic stop codon), which yields MALTPLLTPRLPSDTHPPGAPREVEIAAIRPEQASELGEDSLDSSERFLGSLRGAESAAESSTLPTPAPEDRVGRKHPECPISSREVLDVEQDNLHLCLLGLSLRLQDLERGMGRWASAQSRIVQLQALQADLRGAAERVDALVAFGERLAQRSEPQARASLEQILRALGTHRDSIFWRLWQLQAQLVFEEADTLDQDLEVEGDSDRPGPGGIWGPWAPSSLPSPAELEWDPAGDVGGIGPLARRMAWTPGAPCELCGYWRPQSRGQGLEVREADTSLAPXDLLMSGLSRRKHLAGHQRHSLLQKNQAKKRHAPPRLQEMMLTAAPGTPAPAIWWPLTFFILLLFLLLMGATVLLPMSGDPCCSSSQLARTPYLVLSYVNGPPPL from the exons ATGGCCCTGACTCCACTGCTGACCCCTAGACTCCCCTCAGACACCCACCCCCCTGGAGCTCCTAGAGAAGTGGAAATTGCTGCCATCAG GCCAGAACAGGCCTCAGAACTGGGGGAGGACTCCTTGGACTCTTCAGAGCGTTTCCTAGGCAGTCTAAGGGGTGCTGAATCTGCTGCTGAGTCCTCCACATTGCCAACACCTGCCCCTGAGGATCGAGTTGGGCGGAAGCACCCTGAG TGCCCCATTTCTAGCAGGGAGGTACTGGACGTTGAGCAAGACAATCTGCACCTTTGTCTGTTGGGGCTCAGCCTTCGGCTGCAGGACTTGGAGCGGGGCATGGGGCGCTGGGCATCGGCACAGAGCAGGATCGTCCAACTGCAG GCCCTGCAGGCAGATCTGCGCGGAGCAGCAGAGCGTGTGGATGCCTTGGTGGCATTTGGAGAGAGGCTGGCACAGAGGAGTGAACCGCAGGCCCGGGCATCCTTAGAGCAGATCCTGAGGGCGCTGGGAACCCACCGGGACAGCATCTTCTGGCGACTGTGGCAGCTGCAGGCTCAGCTG GTATTCGAGGAGGCTGACACACTGGACCAGGACTTAGAAGTGGAGGGAGACTCAGACAGACCAGGACCTGGTGGGATCTGGGGCCCTTGGGCACCCAGCAGCCTCCCCAGTCCTGCAGAGCTGGAGTGGGATCCAGCAGGGGATGTGGGTGGCATTGGCCCTCTGGCACGAAGGATGGCCTGGACTCCAGGAGCCCCCTGTGAGCTGTGTGGCTATTGGCGTCCCCAAAGCAGGGGTCAAGGCCTTGAGGTGAGAGAAGCTG ATACCTCTCTTGCCCCATAGGACCTGCTCATGTCAGGCCTTAGCCGTCGAAAACACTTAGCAGGACATCAGAGACACTCCCTGCTCCAGAAAAATCAG GCCAAGAAGCGGCATGCACCTCCCAGGCTCCAGGAGATGATGCTGACAGCAGCGCCAGG GACCCCAGCTCCTGCAATCTGGtggcccctgaccttcttcatcctccttctcttccttctcctgatGGGGGCCACAGTGCTGCTGCCCATGTCAGGGGACCCCTGCTGCTCGTCTAGCCAGCTGGCCAGGACACCTTACCTGGTGCTCAGCTATGTCAATGGGCCTCCCCCACTCTAA